From the Gemmatimonadota bacterium genome, the window AGATCGTGGGACGATATCAGCAGTTCCGCGCTGTTAAGATCGCCATTAAGCGTCTTATAGAAGGTACGACTCCGCGCGAACGGAGCGGCATCATCTGGCACACACAGGGTTCAGGAAAATCGCTGACCATGATGTTTATGGTGCGTGAGATGTATCAACAACCGAAACTGGCAAGCTGGAAAGTGATATTCGTCACCGATCGGACACAACTCGAAAATCAGTTGAGTGAGACCAGCCAAAGTATTGGGTTCACAGTGAAGACGGCGAACAAAATCAGCGAGTTGAAGGAACTCCTGAGCTCTGATACGTCGGATTTAGTCATGGGCATGATCCACAAATTTCAAGAAGAAGATCTTGAAGAGACTTTCCCTCAGCTTAACGACAGCCCGGATATTTTGGTCATGACTGATGAAGCCCACCGTTCTCAATACAAGCTACTCGGTGCGAATCTCGACAAAGCTATCCCAAATGCTACAAAAATTGGCTATACAGGTACTCCGATTGATAAGACCGAGCAAGTCTTTGGCGACTACATCGACAAGTATACCATGCGTCAGTCCATCGACGACGGAGTGACTCTGGAGATTGTCTATGAAGGTCGCACGCACAACGCGGAAGTCTCTGACCAAGAAGGTATGGATGAGGCGTTTACAGATGTGTTCAGCGATTACAACATTGAGGAAAGACTTGCAATCCTTGGCTACGGTACCCGAAGAGCCTACCTGGAAGCAGAACCGACGATTGAAGCCAAGGCCGGGGATATGGTCGATCACTACCTGAAGCATGTATTCCCGAATGGCTACAAGGCACAGATTGTAGCCACTTCCAGGGAGGCTGCAGTCCGTTACAAGAAGTACATAGACAACGCTCTTGAAGCTTCAACTGCTGATCTGGAAAAGTCAAATCCAAATGGTCTCGATTTGGATCTGTTAAAATCTGTTGAGACAGATGTAGTGATTTCTGCGGAAGGAAACGATTTAAGTCATCTAAAAACATACACAAATTCGAGCAGGCACGAGCGTAGTATTAGAAGCTTCAAGATGGATTTCGGTGGTGAAACTGACGGTGTTACTGGGAATATGGGTATTCTTATAGTCAATAATATGCTTATCACGGGGTTTGATGCCCCTGTAGAGCAGGTTATGTATTTGGATAGAGTCGTTGTAGGCCACAATCTGTTGCAGGCTATTGCGCGGGTAAATCGTGTTGCAGGTGAAGCAAAGGGTAAAGGCTTCGTGATTGATTACGTGGGAATTGGTCATAATTTAAAGAGGGCAATCGATCTATATGATGAGAAAGAGCAAACTGAGATTATCGACACCTTTGTTTTTCCCGAAGAAGCGTTGCGCGAATTAGAGGATAGCCATGCTGAAATCAAGTCTTTTCTTAAGGCGAATGGCTTAGAAGATTTGGCAGACTTTGATGCTTGTTTCGATGTGTTTTATGATGAGGGAATACGATTTGAGTTCATGCAGTCGTTCAAAAAGCTCACTACAGATTTGAACTCAGTGTTTCCAGCTAGACAGGCTTTGGGATATTTAGACGAATACAACACATTAGCTGAAATCAACACGCTCGCTGGTATGCATTTTAGAGATGACCGATTAAGTATGAAAGGAATCCCGCCGAAGCTCCGTGCGATCACAGACAAATACCTGGTGTCAGAAGGTATAGATCAACAGGTCAAACCAGTCTCAATTTTGGACGATTCATTCCAGGAATCTGTTAACAAGCATACGCGAACAAAAACAAAAGCAGCTGAAATCGAACATGCTATTCGACACTATTTAGATGTCGAGTTGAACGACGATCCGGATTTACAAGCATCATTCGCAGAAGCACTTGCTAAAATACTGCAAGAGTTCAAGGATAATTGGAGTAAGGTCCAAGAGGAATTGGAGAAGCTACGAAAGCGTATCATCAACACCAGTAAGGAACCCACATATGGGCTTAATCGAAAAAAACAGATGCCATTCTTCCGGTGCTACAAAAGGGAGATGTTTGGCGAAATTGAACTTAGTGACGATGAGATTTCACTTCTAGTCGATTTAACAAAGCAGGTTTATAATGCTGTCGAACTCGAGGTGAAGCTGATTGGTTTCTGGGAGAGCATACCTGCACGTAACAAGCTGAGGGCTGAGATACAGAAAATACTGCTTGAAACAACCTATGCGGCATTACCGAGTATAGTTGAGAAGAAAGACAGTTTAATCAGCCGCACGATGGAGATCGCGGAGAAGAACAACGAGATTTTACTATATGCGGAATAAGCGGAATAACTGATGATGAACGTGGATTACAAAGTAAAGCGATCGTCTAAACGAAAGAAGTTGACTATTACAGTTGAGCGTAACCGGCAGATCGTGATCTCTGCTCCTACGTCAACTTCGGAGGAGGTAATTAGGGAATTTTTCGAATCGAAACGCCAGTGGATATATGAGAAGACGAATCACCTGCAGAAGTACGAAGCCCGGCCGCATCCGCCTGGTAAGGAGATAGTAAATGGAGAATCTGCTCTATATCTTGGCTATGAGTATCAGATCGAAATCTACACTGGTGATACGACCGAGATACGATTAGAGCAACGTTTTCTTGTACCGAGTTCTTTGGTGGGAGAACGTAGGAAGGTATTTCACAAGTGGTATGTCGACCGAGCGAAAGAGTATCTAATACCTAAAGTAAAATCGTTTGGCAGTACGCTGGGAGTGGAGTTTGCCAGTGCGAAGATCATGGATAGTCGCTACCGATGGGGCTCTTGTACCGTAAAAAACAACATCAACTTAAACTGGCGTTTAATCAAAGCACCTATGTTCGTAATCGACTATGTAATCGTTCACGAACTTGCACATCTGATGGAGGCAAACCACACCTCCCGATTCTGGAATATCGTTAGGACGCATGCACCATTAATGGAGAAGGCGCAGAGATGGCTTAAAGAGAACGGCCAGATTCTCGAACAGGATATCTAGAACGCAGTTCGAATAAAGCAGTATCAGGTATTATCTAAGTCGTCAATTCATCTGTTTTTATGATTATCCGCAGCCACAGACTAGCGCCCTTCCTTCGGTGGCCTGCAGGCCTTCCGTTTCGTAACCATCCCGCATCCACCAGTCCAGCCCGCCCATAAGTTCCTTCACGCTGAAACCCAGCCTGGCCATGTTTAGCGCGCCTTTGGTTGACGCGTTGCAGCCGATACCGTCGCAGTAGGTTACATACAGTGCATCTTTGTCAAGGTTGGACGTGGTGACTGGATCCATGGTCCAGTGAGGTATATTGACAGCACCAGGGATATGGCGTTCCGCGTAGGCTTCCTCGGACCGCGAGTCCACTACGACGACGTCCTTGCCTAGGGTGATGGATTCCCACAGGTCAAAGGAATCGGTCTCGTATTTCAGCTTGTCCTCATAGTGTGCGATCTGATCTTTCATGGAGCCTCCAGTTGGTATGGACTATCGTGGGTTGTTTTACTACACTTCTTGCTTAGTGAATCCAACAAATAACCCAGCACATCTCTTGTATAGCAACTTAGCGTGCTGGGTTGTTTATCCGTGTAAAATACCTACTATGGTATTTCACACTAATGGAATTGTTTACACGGTCACCAGTCAAGAAAATCCACTTGATATTGTGAGTTTTATCTGAACTCCAGATCAAAGGCGGGCGATACTCGAGGAATGTAAATTTTAACAGAATCCTAACTTGAGTTACTCGACCGGTCTATCGATTAATGGTTTCACCTTCGCAGTTTGTGTTTAATCTGAAATAACCAGATATCAATGGACAAGAGTCTGAAACTCTTTCCCACTCATGGGCTTGTGTTTCGTCCAGCTTCCGCTCATTTCAATCAGGATCCGCTGCATCCATGAGAAAGAATCAGGGGTGTAGATTTTTAACACTCTGGCTTTGTATTCGGGATGTTCCTTCATTGCTTTAGTTAAATCATACACCAAGTAACGAGGTGACCAACCAATCATGTGATAATCCAATGTTTGGATTTGAACCGCCACCTTTGAAACAGGATTGGTTAATTCCAAGGTTACATACAGTGGTTCATCTTCTTCTAATTTACGTAGTCGGGACATTGCCGGTTTATTGATATGTCGAGTTCCGTGGAGGAAAAACCGGCACGTAAAGCTGCCATCTGCTTCCTTGCGGATTTTCGGGAATACCTCATAAGAGTCAGTTACACGATTCCCGCCATTAATAGATAGTATCTCAATTGGATCTGCTTCGTCACAGAGATCAAAACTCTTTAGGTAGTCCTCAAATTCTGGTCTCGATCGATTCAGAATTCGATTCTTAAACAACGGAAATAACTCTTTAGACGTATATTCTTGGTCAAAACTAGGGAATTCAACCAGTGGAGCGAATCGCGCTTGTTCCATTGCTCGTTTAGCACCGTAGATATAACGAAACCTAAAGAAAGGTTCATTGATATCGGCATCAAGTCGACCTACGGGATACCATTCACGGGTTGTTACTTGATCTTGCCAAGCAAGAAAAAGTGTTCTTAAGTTCACGAGTCTATCTCCAATAGTTTTTCACGGTTATACAACATTAAACCCATTGCGAATTCTCTAGCGTGTATGCTCATCCAATCATCTGGAATACGATTAACGATTTCCTCAAGGCTGCTTTCGTCAAGTTGGTCTAGTCGTTGCAAAACGGCACTAAAAGATCCGGGTGATTCATTGAATGCCGTGCGCACGACCCCAAGGGGGCTTAGTCCTCTTGTATCTTCGCTAGATCTGTAAATCGGGCTTCGGCCTTTCTCCGAATACCGTCCAACTCTATCCTCTTCTAGCAATCGAATACGCCTATCATCATTGATTTCCCTTCCCAGAGATGATGCGTGGTCATATGACGGTGCCACGGATTTCGACACCATATGAAAATCCATCAATACTCCCCAGTTTTCATGATGTCGATCAGTGTTACCAATAAACGCATCTAAGGTTATATATTCACAAAATGTTTGCTTAGCACTTTCGGATTTTTCTTGTTCAAACACTGCCTCAAGAACACTCCAGATATTAAACAGGGTATGGTCTGATTGCTTTTGTACCTTTTCTGGCTCATATTCATTAAAAATAAAACTCAGAAGCTGGTTACCATGTATCAGTTCGTGGTAACGATCGGTAAATGACTTGGTCGCTGTTCCTTTGGTTTGTCTGAAAACTGCTAACTCGACAATCGCATGTGGGATATTGAGTAATTCTGCAACTTCAGATGCGACTTTTTCAGCCCAATGTTCGCCCCTACCCTCTCGATGGTATTTAAAAAGCCATAATTCATCTTCAGATTCGGATCGATTGAACCAGAATTTAGGTTTGCTACCCATTTCTTCTTGGAGATACTGATCTTCCTGTATTTCCTCAATCTGAAAGTCATTCAACTTCCGCCTCATTTTTCTTGGTCTATTCCATTGGGCCGTAACGCTCTGTTTTGCAAATATCCCGACGTTGTTTTGAAATTACCGCTAATGACCTTTTGG encodes:
- a CDS encoding type I restriction endonuclease subunit R is translated as MSKIESSTYIKLDERNHVEKPLLDQLEGLGWEIIDLDNIQLPADTHRETFTEVIMLPVLREQLKVICPWIEDDQVEEVVKQLTASFPGTGLIENNKHVLHLLLENTSVSENRQTGENSPTVRFIDFKNLENNRFIAVCQFKVRILGTEHHIIPDIVLFVNGLPVVVIECKSPKVKDAIPEAIDQILRYSEQRESKGEGCVPLFYYNQFVVATCRQEAKFGTITTHIEKHFFRWADPYPKTLNDLEHGSGTPNDQQRLVAGMMDKKNLLDLIRTFTLFSTNDKGQTIKIVGRYQQFRAVKIAIKRLIEGTTPRERSGIIWHTQGSGKSLTMMFMVREMYQQPKLASWKVIFVTDRTQLENQLSETSQSIGFTVKTANKISELKELLSSDTSDLVMGMIHKFQEEDLEETFPQLNDSPDILVMTDEAHRSQYKLLGANLDKAIPNATKIGYTGTPIDKTEQVFGDYIDKYTMRQSIDDGVTLEIVYEGRTHNAEVSDQEGMDEAFTDVFSDYNIEERLAILGYGTRRAYLEAEPTIEAKAGDMVDHYLKHVFPNGYKAQIVATSREAAVRYKKYIDNALEASTADLEKSNPNGLDLDLLKSVETDVVISAEGNDLSHLKTYTNSSRHERSIRSFKMDFGGETDGVTGNMGILIVNNMLITGFDAPVEQVMYLDRVVVGHNLLQAIARVNRVAGEAKGKGFVIDYVGIGHNLKRAIDLYDEKEQTEIIDTFVFPEEALRELEDSHAEIKSFLKANGLEDLADFDACFDVFYDEGIRFEFMQSFKKLTTDLNSVFPARQALGYLDEYNTLAEINTLAGMHFRDDRLSMKGIPPKLRAITDKYLVSEGIDQQVKPVSILDDSFQESVNKHTRTKTKAAEIEHAIRHYLDVELNDDPDLQASFAEALAKILQEFKDNWSKVQEELEKLRKRIINTSKEPTYGLNRKKQMPFFRCYKREMFGEIELSDDEISLLVDLTKQVYNAVELEVKLIGFWESIPARNKLRAEIQKILLETTYAALPSIVEKKDSLISRTMEIAEKNNEILLYAE
- a CDS encoding M48 family metallopeptidase, with amino-acid sequence MNVDYKVKRSSKRKKLTITVERNRQIVISAPTSTSEEVIREFFESKRQWIYEKTNHLQKYEARPHPPGKEIVNGESALYLGYEYQIEIYTGDTTEIRLEQRFLVPSSLVGERRKVFHKWYVDRAKEYLIPKVKSFGSTLGVEFASAKIMDSRYRWGSCTVKNNINLNWRLIKAPMFVIDYVIVHELAHLMEANHTSRFWNIVRTHAPLMEKAQRWLKENGQILEQDI
- a CDS encoding rhodanese-like domain-containing protein, encoding MKDQIAHYEDKLKYETDSFDLWESITLGKDVVVVDSRSEEAYAERHIPGAVNIPHWTMDPVTTSNLDKDALYVTYCDGIGCNASTKGALNMARLGFSVKELMGGLDWWMRDGYETEGLQATEGRALVCGCG